One Capsicum annuum cultivar UCD-10X-F1 chromosome 2, UCD10Xv1.1, whole genome shotgun sequence genomic window carries:
- the LOC107859977 gene encoding 50S ribosomal protein L30 isoform X2: protein MSAYNAFKACAPVAWSPNLYITLVRGIPGTRRLHRRTLEALRLGKCNRTVMRWNTPTVRGMLQQVKRLVVVETEEMYKARMEKIANHKALRPPLVINHHAAPAADSQKQ from the exons ATGAGTGCTTACAACGCTTTTAAAGCTTGTGCTCCAGTCGCATGGAGCCCTAATCTATACATAACCCTTGTAAGGGGTATTCCGGGCACAAGAAGGCTCCATAGGCGTACCCTTGAGGCATTGCGTCTTGGCAAATGCAACCGGACTGTAATGCGATGGAACACACCTACTGTTAGGGGAATGCTTCAGCAG GTGAAAAGATTGGTTGTCGTTGAGACAGAAGAGATGTACAAGGCACGTATGGAGAAAATAGCTAATCACAAAGCTCTACGCCCTCCTTTGGTTATAAACCATCACGCAGCCCCTGCAGCTGATTCA
- the LOC107859977 gene encoding 50S ribosomal protein L30 isoform X3 — MSAYNAFKACAPVAWSPNLYITLVRGIPGTRRLHRRTLEALRLGKCNRTVMRWNTPTVRGMLQQVKRLVVVETEEMYKARMEKIANHKALRPPLVINHHAAPAADSVQ, encoded by the exons ATGAGTGCTTACAACGCTTTTAAAGCTTGTGCTCCAGTCGCATGGAGCCCTAATCTATACATAACCCTTGTAAGGGGTATTCCGGGCACAAGAAGGCTCCATAGGCGTACCCTTGAGGCATTGCGTCTTGGCAAATGCAACCGGACTGTAATGCGATGGAACACACCTACTGTTAGGGGAATGCTTCAGCAG GTGAAAAGATTGGTTGTCGTTGAGACAGAAGAGATGTACAAGGCACGTATGGAGAAAATAGCTAATCACAAAGCTCTACGCCCTCCTTTGGTTATAAACCATCACGCAGCCCCTGCAGCTGATTCAGTTCAGTAA